In Blautia sp. SC05B48, a single genomic region encodes these proteins:
- a CDS encoding GNAT family N-acetyltransferase → MLIRKAEEKDIPRILELLGQVLQIHADIRPDIFIPGTTKYTTDELTELLKNEEKPIYVAADEADVCVGYAFCQLKEQPFSNNMVPFKSLFIDDLCVDQEARGRHIGESLFEYIKNKAKQLGCYEVTLNVWAGNTSAEKFYEKMGMRTKERQMEYIL, encoded by the coding sequence ATGCTCATCAGAAAAGCAGAAGAAAAAGATATTCCGAGGATCCTGGAATTGCTAGGACAGGTGCTGCAGATCCATGCAGATATAAGGCCTGATATTTTTATTCCGGGCACAACAAAATATACGACAGACGAATTGACAGAGCTTTTGAAAAATGAAGAAAAGCCAATATATGTTGCAGCGGATGAGGCTGATGTTTGTGTGGGGTATGCATTTTGTCAATTAAAGGAGCAGCCTTTTTCAAACAATATGGTACCGTTTAAATCTCTTTTTATAGATGACCTGTGTGTCGATCAGGAGGCACGAGGCCGGCATATTGGGGAAAGTCTGTTTGAATATATAAAAAATAAAGCAAAGCAGCTGGGATGCTATGAAGTGACATTGAATGTGTGGGCAGGAAATACTTCAGCAGAAAAATTTTATGAGAAAATGGGAATGCGGACAAAAGAAAGACAGATGGAATACATATTATAA
- a CDS encoding diguanylate cyclase domain-containing protein, with translation MKKKTIVPLIVFLLGICLVGLIVYKTDSHETDQQHITAQLNATTYGERIKNEITNGIAVTDALKQILISENGKISQFDTIAENIMSDVIESIQLAPDGIVTDVYPSEGTEACKVNLLQDKDRSKISCYARDNHVIITQGPFDLKQGGCGIAVRNPVYLKDKNNQEYFWGFTIVILRVPDIFSDAISALSDFGYEYRLSKTDTPWIDTYKVVYQSDDQFTHAVSYDFTIGEENWKLEVAPESGWRNLRLLVTVGGMFTAVVLLLSGLTRVWLVSKENKNKFQILAHTDSLTDIYNRYGFDESAERMITKNPKAHFVAALLDIDDFKFINDIYGHVYGDKALKSLTDSMKAFFPKNTLLGRNGGDEFCILLPDHTYKEAEELLLQFTKLPKTFSCKGKEYPFFISLGYAEYPTFASNRSQLMRCADAALYEIKLHGKNGCMAYRDGLRSGIRKQLGFAFKDISEHLPGAFIIYRADKDDDELLYANHEFLQMTGYKNIDELFSLTNKSFHNLIRENEQQQIEASIWKQIDAGNKNDYYIHFHLRKTDGSYLSVLDHGRIVDSQQYGRVFYVVFMDWEAMHVHYSDKFSG, from the coding sequence GTGAAGAAAAAAACAATTGTACCTCTTATCGTTTTTTTACTGGGCATATGCCTTGTTGGTTTAATTGTATACAAAACAGACTCACATGAAACTGACCAACAACACATAACAGCACAATTAAATGCAACAACCTACGGCGAACGTATAAAAAATGAGATTACAAATGGAATTGCGGTCACAGATGCGCTAAAGCAGATCCTGATCAGTGAAAACGGAAAGATCAGTCAGTTTGACACAATTGCGGAAAATATTATGTCTGACGTTATTGAAAGCATACAGCTTGCTCCGGATGGTATTGTGACAGATGTTTATCCTTCTGAGGGAACGGAAGCGTGTAAAGTCAATCTGCTCCAGGATAAAGATCGCAGCAAAATTTCCTGTTACGCAAGAGACAATCACGTGATCATTACACAAGGTCCTTTCGATTTAAAACAGGGCGGCTGTGGAATTGCTGTCCGCAATCCAGTCTACCTGAAAGATAAAAACAACCAGGAATATTTCTGGGGATTTACCATTGTTATCCTGCGTGTTCCCGACATTTTTTCAGATGCGATCAGTGCACTTTCGGATTTCGGATATGAATACAGGCTTTCAAAAACAGATACTCCCTGGATCGACACTTATAAAGTTGTTTATCAGTCAGATGACCAATTTACTCATGCTGTTTCTTATGATTTTACGATAGGGGAAGAAAACTGGAAATTAGAAGTAGCTCCTGAAAGCGGGTGGAGAAACCTTAGATTACTGGTAACCGTCGGCGGAATGTTTACTGCTGTCGTTTTACTTCTCTCAGGTCTTACCCGGGTGTGGTTAGTATCGAAAGAAAATAAAAACAAATTTCAAATACTGGCACACACAGATTCTCTCACCGATATTTACAACCGCTATGGATTTGATGAATCAGCCGAAAGGATGATCACTAAAAATCCAAAAGCGCATTTTGTGGCCGCACTCCTTGATATTGATGACTTTAAGTTTATTAATGATATTTACGGACATGTCTATGGAGACAAGGCATTAAAGAGTCTTACAGATAGCATGAAGGCTTTTTTCCCCAAAAACACATTGCTGGGAAGAAACGGTGGTGATGAGTTCTGCATTCTTCTGCCGGATCATACCTATAAAGAAGCGGAAGAACTGCTGCTGCAATTTACCAAGCTTCCAAAGACATTTTCATGTAAGGGAAAAGAATATCCGTTTTTTATTTCTCTCGGATATGCAGAATATCCAACCTTTGCCTCCAACCGTTCACAGCTTATGCGCTGTGCAGATGCAGCACTTTATGAAATAAAGCTTCACGGAAAAAATGGATGTATGGCTTACAGGGATGGGCTCCGGTCAGGAATCCGCAAACAGCTCGGATTTGCATTCAAGGATATCTCTGAACACCTTCCGGGTGCATTTATCATATACAGAGCGGACAAAGATGATGATGAACTCCTGTATGCAAACCACGAGTTCCTTCAAATGACCGGATATAAAAATATAGATGAACTCTTCAGCCTCACAAATAAAAGCTTCCACAACCTGATCCGTGAGAATGAACAGCAGCAGATAGAAGCAAGCATCTGGAAACAGATCGATGCCGGCAATAAAAATGATTATTACATCCACTTTCATCTTCGAAAAACGGACGGCTCTTACCTTTCTGTTCTTGATCACGGAAGGATCGTGGACAGCCAGCAATACGGAAGAGTATTTTATGTAGTGTTTATGGACTGGGAAGCCATGCATGTTCATTACAGTGATAAATTTTCCGGCTAA
- a CDS encoding MATE family efflux transporter produces MLNKKDFLKYASKLAFPIMIQNLIGTLVNVADTVMLGYVSQTAMSASSLANQYTFILFCLYYGMATGTSVLCAQYWGKGDKKTVEKILGLAERISLIVSLVFFIISFSMPTTIMKIFTNSPDTIAAGSEYLKVISFSFMFMGFSQIFMSALRSVGKIMLPSVTYIVSLCVNVLCNATFIFGLFGLPKLGVTGVALGTVIARIAEVLICLIYSLNSSDVRFRIKYFCAKSGILFRDFMKIASPAVINDVVWSFAGSAFAAILGHIGDDMVAANAVAVMVVNIGAIACRGFANATTIIISQELGKDHKDTAREYGKRMLRITIIVSLIGCAIILAVRPMILDFYRDKLTETAMYYLGIFIIMTTWRLVGEGINTCLICGCFRGGGDSRFGMIVDSIFMWLVAVPLTFIAAYVLKLPPVWVYFIMTLDEFEKMPVVFIHYFRNRWLTNITRDFD; encoded by the coding sequence ATGTTAAATAAAAAAGATTTCTTGAAATATGCATCAAAATTAGCATTTCCGATCATGATCCAAAATCTGATTGGAACATTAGTAAATGTTGCGGATACTGTAATGCTGGGATATGTAAGCCAGACTGCCATGTCGGCTTCATCTCTTGCCAACCAGTATACATTTATTCTTTTCTGTTTGTATTATGGCATGGCTACAGGTACTTCAGTTTTATGTGCCCAGTATTGGGGAAAGGGTGATAAAAAGACAGTAGAAAAGATTCTCGGCCTGGCGGAGCGGATCTCACTGATCGTTTCTCTTGTATTTTTCATTATCTCCTTTTCCATGCCGACTACGATCATGAAGATTTTTACAAACAGTCCGGATACGATTGCTGCCGGCAGCGAATACTTGAAGGTGATCTCATTTTCCTTTATGTTTATGGGCTTCTCACAGATTTTCATGAGTGCCCTCCGAAGTGTCGGAAAAATAATGCTGCCTTCTGTTACATACATTGTATCGCTTTGTGTCAATGTACTTTGTAATGCCACCTTTATCTTTGGCCTGTTTGGACTTCCAAAGCTTGGTGTTACAGGTGTTGCCCTTGGTACTGTTATTGCCAGGATCGCAGAGGTATTGATCTGTCTTATCTACTCATTAAACAGCTCCGATGTCAGATTCCGAATAAAATATTTCTGTGCAAAATCCGGTATTCTGTTCAGGGACTTTATGAAAATTGCTTCTCCGGCTGTGATAAATGATGTTGTCTGGAGCTTTGCCGGTTCAGCATTCGCAGCGATCCTTGGCCACATTGGCGATGATATGGTTGCCGCAAATGCCGTTGCTGTTATGGTGGTAAACATTGGTGCCATCGCCTGCCGCGGTTTTGCCAACGCTACTACCATCATTATCAGTCAGGAGCTTGGTAAAGATCACAAGGATACAGCCAGAGAATATGGGAAACGTATGCTGAGAATAACAATTATCGTAAGTCTCATCGGATGTGCCATTATTTTGGCAGTCCGCCCTATGATACTGGACTTCTACCGGGATAAACTGACAGAGACAGCCATGTATTATCTTGGTATATTTATAATTATGACAACCTGGCGTCTTGTGGGAGAGGGAATCAATACCTGTCTTATATGCGGCTGCTTCAGAGGTGGTGGTGATTCCAGGTTCGGAATGATCGTGGATTCCATATTTATGTGGCTTGTTGCAGTTCCTCTGACCTTTATTGCCGCATATGTTTTAAAACTGCCGCCTGTCTGGGTATACTTTATAATGACCCTGGATGAATTCGAAAAAATGCCTGTGGTGTTCATCCACTATTTCAGAAATAGATGGCTTACGAACATTACCAGAGATTTTGACTGA